AATGTTTTTTTCAGTAAAAATGGTATCATTTATACTCCACAACTAGAAGAAGGGTGTATCAATGGTGTGATGCGTCGTCACCTGCTTGAACAACTTCGTAAAGCAGGATTCCAGGTAAAAGAAGGTGCTTATTTGCCCGATGAAATTGCAACCGCCGATGAAATTTTTCTTACGAATGCTATGTACGGTTTGCGATGGGTAAAACTATGGGGCGATAGAACCTACCAATTTCAGCAATCAGCAACTATTTTCAATCGATTCATTTCTCCTTTATTCCCGTAAACATTCTGCGGGCGCAATCGTTATACAGACATGGCAAAACAGAAAGTGAATATCTGCTGGTTCAGGAGGGATCTTCGGTTACATGATAATGCAGCTTTGTATCATGCATTAAAAGACGGCTTGCCTGTGGTACCTGTATTTGTTTTCGATAAATCTATCCTTGATCAGCTGGAGGATAAAAACGACCGACGTGTTGAGTTTATTCATCATGTTATTTCTGATATGCAACAGCAATTGCAAAGCATGGGCAGCAGCATGGATGTGTATTATGGTTTTCCTGCAGAGATCTTTCAAAAGTTGCTGGAGAAATATTCAATCAATAAAGTATTCACCAATCACGATTATGAGCCGTATGCTCAAAAAAGAGATGCTGTTGTTCAGCATCAATTAAATAATGCAGATGTTTCGTTTCATACATTCAAAGACCAGGTGATTTTTGAAAAAAATGAAGTGCTAAAAGATGACGGCAAACCCTATACTGTCTTTACTCCTTACAGCCGCAAATGGAAAGCAAAACTCAATGACTTTTATTTGAAGAGTTATCCTGTAGAGAAATATGCAACTAACTTTTTCAAACAAACGCCAGTAACCATTCCTTCATTAAAACAAATGGGTTTTTTAGCAGTTGACTTGCCATTTCCATCTGCAGAAACAAGAAAAGAAATCATTAAAAAATATAAAGAGCAAAGAGATTTTCCTGCTATCGATGGAACGAGCAGGTTGAGTGTGCATTTACGTTTTGGAACAATCAGCATTCGTGAACTTGCAAGAGAAACAAAAGAATTAAGCGAAGGGTTTCTAAATGAACTGATCTGGCGTGATTTCTATCATATGATCCTTTGGCATTTTCCACAAGTGGGAGAAGGTAAGTCATTCAAGAAAGAGTATGATTTTATTGAATGGCGTCACGATGAAAAAGATTTTCAGAAGTGGTGCGATGGGCAAACAGGTTATCCTATTGTTGATGCAGGGATGCGTGAACTCAACGCTACCGGTTTCATGCATAATCGTGTAAGGATGATCGTTGCATCATTTCTCACCAAGCATTTACTACTCGATTGGCGATGGGGTGAAGCTTATTTCGCAAAAAAGTTATTGGACTTTGATATGGCTGCCAACAACGGTGGTTGGCAATGGGCCGCAGGAAGTGGTTGCGATGCAGCTCCTTATTTCCGCATCTTCAATCCGTATTTGCAAACACAAAAATTCGATCCTAAACTGGAGTATATACGAAAGTGGGTACCTGAGTTTGAAGGTTTTGATTATGTTAAACCGATCGTACAGCATGAACTTGCACGTAAACGTTGCCTGGAGGTTTACAGTAAAGCTTTGAAGAAATAGATCATGAATGTTGTGTGGCCGTTTGCAGCATTTGCTCAACTGCCTGCATACCATCTTCACCCAAATCAAGCGAGTAATTATTTACATACAGATCAATGTGCTGGCGCATCACCTCTTCACTCATCTCCTGTGAATGTTGTTTTACGTAATCTGTTATGAGCGGATAATTGCTGAAAGCATACTCCAAACTTTTACGGATCAATCGATCAACTTTATTTTGCAGATGAGCATCAATTCGTGGATGTGCTACAATACCACCTAAGGGGATAGGATAGCCGGTTGTTGTTTCCCAATATTCACCAAGATCCGTCAGTTTATGCAATCCTTTCTGCTGATAAGTGAAACGGTTTTCATGAATGATCACACCCATATCAACTCTACCACTCAAAACAGCTTCTTCAATTTCATGAAACACCATGAACTGTTTTTGTTTTGCATTGGGAAATGCTTGTGAAAACAGAAAATGAGCTGTGGTATTTGTGCCGGGTATTGCAATGGTTGAATCATTCACCAATTGCTGAAGCTCTTCAATCTTCGTACTTGGTACTTCGTGTTTCGTAATTAAAAGAGGTCCTACACCTTTGCCCAATGCACCGCCGCTTTTTAATAAATTATACTGATGACGAATAAGTGGATAAACACCGTAGCTGATCTTTGAAAAATCAAGTTTGCCTTGCTTTGCCCATTCATTCAACGTTTGCACATCTTCCAACTGCACATCGAACGATAATCCTTCCGTATCAATTTTTCCATTCACCAACGCATCAAAGATAAACGTGTCGTTGGGACAGGGCGAAAAGCCAAGTGTATAAGTGGTCATGAATTACTTTTTATAAACTTTCAACCAATCGTATCAATTCTTTGTTCAAATTTTGCACCGCTTCTTTCAACTTCCACTTCTGTTTGTTGCGTTCGCCCACATAATTTGAAATACTTCTGATCTGCACAAACGGAATATTTTCTTTCATACAAACGAGATGGAGTGCAGCACCTTCCATGTTCTCGATCTTTGCTTTGTATTTTGTTTGATAAAGTTCAGCTGTTTTTTTGGCAGATGTAATTTGATTCACCGTAACACTTCCAACCAACGGCAGTTTTGTTCGTTCCATCAACACTGTAAACGGGTTCACCAATCTTTTCTGTTTGAAAGGAAATTCATTTGCAGCCAGCAGTTTCAGATCAAACACATCTTTATACCCATCTTTTTCCTGCACACCTAAATCGGCTAAGGCTTCTTGCTTTACTGCAATTACATCGCCCAAATTCAATGATCGGTCAAACGCTCCTGAAATACCGGCCATGATAACGATATCGGGCTTTTTTACTTGTAAATGCTTCATCAACGCATAGGTAGTATTGATGGAGCCAACTCCGGTAACAAGAAAATCGAGCTGTAAATCGATATAGTCCAGCTTGTTGGTGGTGCGGCAATGTTGAATAAAGGGCTTGATTTCCAATACGGTGGCTGAAACAACTAAACAATTCATGCAGCAAATTTCGGGAAGAATAAAACAAATGAGGGAATAACATCAAAATGCAGCATTCTTATTACCTTTGCCGCCCAACAATTTGAAGGGTTCGGTAATGGTTTACTTAACAAGATTAGAACATTTTAATGCGGCGCATAAACTCTACAATCCTAATTGGAGCCAGGAGAAAAATGAAGCCATGTTTGGTAAATGTGCCAACGAGAACTGGCATGGGCATAACTATGATCTGTTTGTTACTATTAAAGGCCAGGTAAATGAAGACACAGGTTTTTTGTTTGATGTAAAGAAACTTAGTGAGCTTATTAAAATTCATGTGCTTGAAAAACTCGATCACAAAAACCTTAACATGGATGTAGATTTCATGCAGGGAAAAATGTGTTCTACCGAAAACCTGGCAAAAGCCATCTGGCAACAACTGCACCCACACCTGCCTGCTGAAGTATTGCTCCACTGTATTAAACTCTACGAAACGCCCCGCATTTACGTTGAATATTTTGGAGAATAAACCTTTTGCGGCGTACCTTGTTATAGTTCTTCACTCGCCTGCAAGGTGCTTTTATGAAAGTTCATGGCAGGTAAAATGTAATCAGGTTTTCCGTCATGCAAAAAAAAGTATCCGTCTTTCGTCACGAACATTTTAACGCTGCCCATCGTTTATACAATCCGGAATGGACAAACGAACGGAACGATTCAGTGTTTGGCAAATGCAACAATCCTTCTTTTCATGGCCATAACTACGAACTTGTAGTGAAAATTACAGGTGTGCCAGATAAAGACACCGGTTATGTGATGGATCTGAAAGTATTGAGTGACTTGATAAGAAATGAAATTATTGAACGTTTCGATCATAAAAATCTGAACCTCGATACTGTTGAATTTAAAAACCTGAATCCAACAGCAGAGAACATAGCAGTCGTAATTTATGATTTGTTGCGACCACTTATTGATGAAGACAAGGAATTGCAGATTCGTTTGTACGAAACACCAAGAAATTTTGTAGAATATCCGGCATAATTGATCATATATAAATGTTAAGTGAAAATAGAAGAAGAGTATTCAACTTCAGATTTTCAGATTTTCAAATTTTCAAATTGAATCATGGCTTATAAAAAGACAGAACAATACGAAGAAAAGGTTACTTCAGGATTGATAGAAAGCTACAGGAATGCTTTGGATCTATTAGGTGAAGATCCTGAAAGGGAAGGGTTACTAAAAACACCGGAACGTGTTGCGAAAGCAATGCAGTACATGACACAGGGCTACCAAATGGATGCAAAAGCAATTCTTGAAAGCGCCAAATTTCATGAAGAGGTGAGTGAGATGGTGATTGTAAAAGATATTGAGTTGTACAGCATGTGCGAACATCATATGTTGCCCTTCTTTGGGAAGGCACATATTGCTTATATCCCGAATGGCTATATTACTGGGTTGAGCAAACTCGCAAGAGTGGTGGATGTATATAGCCGCCGTTTGCAGGTGCAGGAGCGATTGACCACACAGATACTTGAAGCAATTAAAGAATCGTTGAATCCAATGGGCGTGGCCGTGGTAGTTGAAGCGCAACATTTATGTATGATGATGCGTGGTGTGCAGAAGCAGAACTCTGTTACGACAACTTCTGCTTTTTCAGGCGAATTTCAAAAACAGGCAACAAGAAGTGAGTTCCTGAAACTGATCTCAGGTAAGTTCAATTAATTTTCTTTTTTTGATAGTGGAAGTCTGTTGTAATTATTGCAACAGACTTCTTTATTTTTGGCCATTAAATTATTTATATGAAGCATGCGTTTGTATTTCCGGGCCAGGGTTCTCAGTTTAGTGGAATGGGAAAGAATTTGTATGATGCGGGAGTATCGGCCCAAAGATTGTTTGAATTAGCCAATGAAATTTTAGGTTTCCGTATTTCTGATATCATGTTCAATGGAACAGATGAAGATCTGAAGCAAACGAACGTAACACAGCCAGCTGTTTTTTTGCATTCAGCGATTGCTTATAAAACCATTGAATCAGCAAAGCCGGATATGGTTGCAGGACATTCATTAGGTGAGTTCAGTGCATTAGTAGCGAACGGTGTATTGAGTTTTGAAGATGCGTTACAATTGGTGAGCGTTCGTGCAACTGCTATGCAGAAAGCCTGTGAGTTGAACCCCTCAACCATGGCTGCAGTGCTTGCGTTGGCTGACGAAAAAGTAGAAGAAGTGTGTAAGCAAGTGCAGGAAGAAACAGGAGAAGTTGTTGTGCCAGCGAATTACAACTGTCCCGGACAGTTAGTGATTAGCGGTTCATTAAAAGGAATTGACATTGCCTGTGAACGAATGAAAGCAGCCGGTGCAAAACGTGCATTGGTATTACCGGTTGGTGGTGCGTTTCATAGCCCGCTGATGGAGCCTGCACGTGAAGAATTAAAAGCAAAAATTGAAAGCACCAATTTTTATACACCGCAATGCGCCATTTACCAAAACGTAGTTGCAAAAGCTGTGCTGGATAAAGATGAGATCAAACAAAATTTAATTGATCAATTGACTGGTGCTGTACGTTGGACACAAAGCGTGCAATCAATGATCGCCGATGGTGCAAGTAAGTTTACAGAAGTTGGTCCGGGTAAAGTATTACAAGGCTTGGTGCAAAAGATCAATAAGGAAATGGTTGTGGAAGGAGTGAATTAAGTCAATGTACGAGGTAAGAAGTACGATGTACGATAAAAGAAAGAGGCCGCAACTTGTTGCGGCCTCTTTCTTTGGCTAAACGGGTATGCTGCAATTGATCCACTCCGGATCAAAGTTGCTGTTATACTTTTTATAGAAATTAATCGCAGGCTCATTCCATTCCAATACTTGCCACACAATGCCGCTGAACTTTTTCTCTTTTGCTTCAACAATGAGTTGATCGAATAATAATTTGCCAATGCCTTTTCCTCTTGCCTGTTCGGTTACAAGAATATCTTCTAAATACATGCGTTGACCTTTCCATGTAGAGTAGCGGATATAGTACAACGCAAAGCCAAGCACAAGATCATTTTCTTCTGCTACAAATGCCCACCAAACAGGATTGGGTCCAAAACCGCTGTCAACAAAATGTTCTAACGTAACGGTTACTTCTTCCGGCGCTTTTTCATAAAGCGCTAGCTCGTTCACGAGTTCTAATAAACGTGGACAATCTTCTTTTACTGCTCGGCGGATAATGATCGGCATGACTATTATAAAAAATTAGAAAACAAATGTAAGAATTGATTGTTGAGTAAAGCCTTCATCAATGTTTCAATGGCCTTTTTTTGATCATACCACCTTTAGTATCTTTAACACTACTCATCACTACAAAAGCAAAAGGGTCGATTTTCTGAATTTCGGTATTGAGCTTATTTAATTCCAATCGAGTAACAACAGTGTAAATAATATCAATATCTCTTGTTTCACCTTTTTTGCCAAAGCCACGTTTGCCATTGTAAACAGTTACACCCCGGCCAAGCATATTAATGATCATCTCCCTTATTTCGTCATTATGCGATGAGATGATGCTTACGCCTGTATATTCTTCAATACCTTCTACAATAAAATCAAGTGTTTTGGATGCAGCGAGATAAGTAACGAGTGAGTACATCGCAATATCAATCGAAAGGAAATAA
The DNA window shown above is from Lacibacter sp. H375 and carries:
- a CDS encoding cryptochrome/photolyase family protein; translated protein: MAKQKVNICWFRRDLRLHDNAALYHALKDGLPVVPVFVFDKSILDQLEDKNDRRVEFIHHVISDMQQQLQSMGSSMDVYYGFPAEIFQKLLEKYSINKVFTNHDYEPYAQKRDAVVQHQLNNADVSFHTFKDQVIFEKNEVLKDDGKPYTVFTPYSRKWKAKLNDFYLKSYPVEKYATNFFKQTPVTIPSLKQMGFLAVDLPFPSAETRKEIIKKYKEQRDFPAIDGTSRLSVHLRFGTISIRELARETKELSEGFLNELIWRDFYHMILWHFPQVGEGKSFKKEYDFIEWRHDEKDFQKWCDGQTGYPIVDAGMRELNATGFMHNRVRMIVASFLTKHLLLDWRWGEAYFAKKLLDFDMAANNGGWQWAAGSGCDAAPYFRIFNPYLQTQKFDPKLEYIRKWVPEFEGFDYVKPIVQHELARKRCLEVYSKALKK
- a CDS encoding 1,4-dihydroxy-6-naphthoate synthase, with translation MTTYTLGFSPCPNDTFIFDALVNGKIDTEGLSFDVQLEDVQTLNEWAKQGKLDFSKISYGVYPLIRHQYNLLKSGGALGKGVGPLLITKHEVPSTKIEELQQLVNDSTIAIPGTNTTAHFLFSQAFPNAKQKQFMVFHEIEEAVLSGRVDMGVIIHENRFTYQQKGLHKLTDLGEYWETTTGYPIPLGGIVAHPRIDAHLQNKVDRLIRKSLEYAFSNYPLITDYVKQHSQEMSEEVMRQHIDLYVNNYSLDLGEDGMQAVEQMLQTATQHS
- the mqnB gene encoding futalosine hydrolase produces the protein MNCLVVSATVLEIKPFIQHCRTTNKLDYIDLQLDFLVTGVGSINTTYALMKHLQVKKPDIVIMAGISGAFDRSLNLGDVIAVKQEALADLGVQEKDGYKDVFDLKLLAANEFPFKQKRLVNPFTVLMERTKLPLVGSVTVNQITSAKKTAELYQTKYKAKIENMEGAALHLVCMKENIPFVQIRSISNYVGERNKQKWKLKEAVQNLNKELIRLVESL
- a CDS encoding 6-pyruvoyl trahydropterin synthase family protein; translated protein: MVYLTRLEHFNAAHKLYNPNWSQEKNEAMFGKCANENWHGHNYDLFVTIKGQVNEDTGFLFDVKKLSELIKIHVLEKLDHKNLNMDVDFMQGKMCSTENLAKAIWQQLHPHLPAEVLLHCIKLYETPRIYVEYFGE
- a CDS encoding 6-pyruvoyl trahydropterin synthase family protein; translation: MQKKVSVFRHEHFNAAHRLYNPEWTNERNDSVFGKCNNPSFHGHNYELVVKITGVPDKDTGYVMDLKVLSDLIRNEIIERFDHKNLNLDTVEFKNLNPTAENIAVVIYDLLRPLIDEDKELQIRLYETPRNFVEYPA
- the folE gene encoding GTP cyclohydrolase I FolE, which codes for MAYKKTEQYEEKVTSGLIESYRNALDLLGEDPEREGLLKTPERVAKAMQYMTQGYQMDAKAILESAKFHEEVSEMVIVKDIELYSMCEHHMLPFFGKAHIAYIPNGYITGLSKLARVVDVYSRRLQVQERLTTQILEAIKESLNPMGVAVVVEAQHLCMMMRGVQKQNSVTTTSAFSGEFQKQATRSEFLKLISGKFN
- the fabD gene encoding ACP S-malonyltransferase, with amino-acid sequence MKHAFVFPGQGSQFSGMGKNLYDAGVSAQRLFELANEILGFRISDIMFNGTDEDLKQTNVTQPAVFLHSAIAYKTIESAKPDMVAGHSLGEFSALVANGVLSFEDALQLVSVRATAMQKACELNPSTMAAVLALADEKVEEVCKQVQEETGEVVVPANYNCPGQLVISGSLKGIDIACERMKAAGAKRALVLPVGGAFHSPLMEPAREELKAKIESTNFYTPQCAIYQNVVAKAVLDKDEIKQNLIDQLTGAVRWTQSVQSMIADGASKFTEVGPGKVLQGLVQKINKEMVVEGVN
- a CDS encoding GNAT family N-acetyltransferase, producing the protein MPIIIRRAVKEDCPRLLELVNELALYEKAPEEVTVTLEHFVDSGFGPNPVWWAFVAEENDLVLGFALYYIRYSTWKGQRMYLEDILVTEQARGKGIGKLLFDQLIVEAKEKKFSGIVWQVLEWNEPAINFYKKYNSNFDPEWINCSIPV